The sequence below is a genomic window from Phoenix dactylifera cultivar Barhee BC4 chromosome 8, palm_55x_up_171113_PBpolish2nd_filt_p, whole genome shotgun sequence.
ACAGacacaatataaatataaagctTACTTAAATACAGAAacagaatattattttttgccCTCTGAAGAAGCCTGCATACGAAGGATTCTGCAGATGAAGGAGGAGACCCACTTTAATGTCTTCTTCACTGCATAATTTGTTCTCTTGAAAGCTGGATGTAATGTTTTGCTCACTTTCTTATACCTTCTCCTTCTGTATTCCTCCGCACGACCCTCTGTAACTAGTTCCTGAACACCATTAAAAGCAGGGTGGCTGCTTTTCCAGCCTCCCTTATcatcaaacacacacacacacacacacacatacatacatacatacataaacaGTGCTCAAAATGAAGAGATATATATCTCACAAACTGATTAGCCGATTATCAGTGAATTAGGATGAAATTGTTAACTTGTTTAGAGAAAATTCAAACGTACTTGCAGGTTCGGAAAAATCTTCACGACAAGCTTGTTTGGGAACCTGGCAGTAGTTTCTGCAGATGCTGAGCTGAACCATCTCATACTACAAAATGATACGAAATTGTTTGGACATGGCTGGCCACAACATGTTGTTAAGATGATTGGGGAGACTGCCACTCCAGTAGCACAAGGAGATGCCCACAGGTTCCAGAGGTCTATCTTCCTCAACTTCTTCTGCAGCAGGAGGCTTGAATCATGGATTTTGCCGGATGCTGAACAGATTGCCACGATTCTCATCAGCTCTTGGGAGAATAATTCTGTTATACGTGCTAAAGATGAATCAATGAAGGTAACACTGGAAATTTAACAATTACTccatatatttgcttagttgcATTGGGCACAAACAAAATTTTATTGAAGGACTGAGCTAATGGAGAAAGTATATGCAGTTTACCTTCAACATTATGGCAAAGAAAACTTTGAGCATGGCACCAGGTGTGCCTGAAACTGAGAAGCTGCGGACAGAGTTTGAGACATTTTTAGCAGGGCTTTTCTCACTTCCTCTAAGATTGCCGGGATCTGCATATTGGAAGGCCTTACGGGTGGGTACAGAGTATGAATACAGTGATAGCCAATTCCTTCTTCTGCCTATTATATACAGTAAAGATGTATCTCTCTCACATGAAACACAAGCTGGCTCCAATCTCATTATACACACAAAAACAAGAAAAGCATAAAGAAGACTGCAATGTTTAAAAGACTTAAAAGCTTCCCCAAATATGCTAGATAGCAAGTAGCAGGTGTAGATGGGTTATGACCATGGCTGTAAATTTTTTATTAAGCACCTTGTTCTGCTCTGCCTGAAGAGAAACGACCACAAATATACATGCAGGCTGCAAAACTCAAAGATGAGATGTCTCTGTCTATATTCATGCGTCTCTTATGTATGTATGCTTGTataaatttgagaaaaaaattaaaaagaagtcATAGCATCAGAAAACATTTTTGAAACTTCAATATTTTTTTGCTTAGGAAATCAGACACAAACAAAATGTCATATCCCAGTTTCTTTTTGGTTTGTTTCCGTTTTTTTGAGAAAACTATATCAATCTGTCGGTTTGAAATGGACCCAATTAGTTCCACTGTTCAAACAGAAGAAATCGAGCTCTGTAATTTTTAATAATCTGAGGATTTTGATTGAAAGTTCTATCTTCTCTCACAGTCAAAAACCATCATCTCAAACACTATCAAGAAAAAAATGGAAGAGAGGGTGCAAAAGAAGGGAGTCAGCAATGCAGAATTGGAAGATGATCTCCTTGGCTGGCTTTTGGATAGCAGCTCTTATTCATGGGAGCAGATCATTGATTTATTGAGGAATCTGATTGCCTCAGCCTACCTCACAACATCGAGGGTCATACCTATAGTGATCTATTTCCTTGGCAGATGTCCCAGGGCACTCGAACAATTACGGGTAAAATGACCCTTCATTTAGTCATGCGAATGGTTTCAAAATAATTGGATACACTCCTCCCACTCCTAACATTTTTAATGTTTATTCAAGCCTTCTTTCAACAAAATAAAAGTACAAATGTTTTTCTCATACCAGTATGATGATCTCTGCACACTACGCAGAGTTTTGAGATTGAAATACTTATTTAAGTGTACTTCGATAAGAAACATTATGGTTTCTTTCAGGAAGAGCACCTTCGATCTATTCGAAGCAAAAGTAAGGGAGGAGATGGCAAGCTGACATGGGAAGACTACAAACATCTGAAATTCACTCAATGTGTAAACTGACGAGAACTGCAAAATTCTGCAAGAATAAGAACAGGAAGTAACAAAGAAGACACAAAAAGATGCACTGCTACTAATATAACTGTCTCTTGATGTAGGTTATCAACGAAACGCTACGACTTGGCAGTGGTTCGATTcttccaaagaaagcatgtatCGATATACAATACAAAGGTAGGTCCCTGAGATTTATCTTACAAGAAAACATcagaataaattaaatattcaaAGTGTATTTACATGTTTTTACTGCCTAGGCTATGTGATTCCGCGTGGATGCACTGTTATGGCAAACATCTCAGCAGTGCATCTGGATCCTTCGTTGTATGAGGACCCTGAGAGTTTTAATCCATGGAGATGGCTGGTGAGagtttagtttttcctttgcaTCTTTTTCTCATTCATCAGAATGAATTTTTGACAGGCAGATAAAATAAAATCCTTTGGTTgttactgctgctgctgctgctgctcttcttattcttctttttgttttcgCTGATAGGAATTCAAGATCGCTTGGATTAtataaaggaaagattcaaCATAGGCAACCTGCCTATATAAATATAACAAACATCTTTCAAAATGAAGttgatgcaattttttttttcaccccTTGATTCACAAACCTGTCCTATTCCACATTGATTTATTGAATCTCTTTCTCGGGGCATCCATGATAATAAAGCCAGCATATGTAACTTTCTTTAACAATGCAGCACTATTTCATTATTCCAGGAGATTAAACATGCCAATGCTGAAAAAAAGCCTCATAATATATCAATACAGAACCTTCCCATGGATGTAAAAAAGCATAAGACATCACAAATCAAATGAAATAAACTGGGATGCCACTTTCAAAGACTCACATGATTTGTATTTATAGATTCTTCCCTTATCATTTACCTTTTTTGTCATTACCTACTGAAATACCCTTACAAGCTAATTTCTCGAGGCTAATAGTGACATGAAAGAAACCAGTCTTTAATACCGCAAATATTTTCATTTGCCAAGTAGCATAGCTAAAAGATAAAGAAATAAGAATGTTCAGACAGTTTTTCTTatattctcttcttttttgaAGGATGCATCTGGTAAAGCAAAACTCAAGCACTTCATGCCATTTGGAGGAGGGATGAGGCAGTGCCCCGGAGCAGAGCTTGCAAAATTGGAGATCATTGTCTTCATCCGCCACCTGATCCTGAACTATAACTGGGAGTTAATTTCGCCCGATTGCCCTATTACTGCACCACATGTCGACTTCCTCAAAGGACTGCCGGTGAAGGTCCAAGCATTGTTGCTTGAATAGCAAATGGCATTAGAAAGAATCATGAATGCCAGCTTCCGAACTATATTTGACATTATTTTGAAGAGAAGCATCTTGGATCCGAACTGGACTCAGAATTTTTAAATGATCGGTAATAATGTACGCATAAATAATGATCGATATTAGCTAATAAAATTACAATTATGATTGGATTTAGAAGCTTAAaagctttttttccttttcaaattAATCCTTCATAAACCATTTTGTTGTTTGCTCTTGGTTACCAAGACCAGCTCGTCCTGAGAGATGATATGCGAAGTTTTCGACCGAATTTATGCTCTTTCACTAACCTGACAAACATCGAAAGCTAATAAGCATCGAAAGCACCGATAGTTTAGTTTAGCAGCATATGATCTTCCAAATGCCATAGTTGTTGATTCTAAAGCAGCATCACATTCGAAATCATTAAGCATGTTACAAGTTTTGAGACTTACGACTgtaaggacccgtgcgggcgtgtatttagtcccacatcgattattcgttgggtagatcttggatacttatacaggattaaggaagccaaataataccttccggctagccattttggacgaggttctgggttgttacaaatggtatcagagcggatccagcccataacctatgtggactaggggacactgcagtacGAATCCATTGGGACTGACCACGggtcaatcgtggtgtttgtgattagatttgaatagatttgaacccttagcctgacgaggacgtcaggacttgaacgaggagagtatatgaggacccgtgcaggcgtgtgtttagtcccacatcggttattcgctggatagatcttgggtatttatacaggatcaagaaacccaaataatactttccggctagccattttgggcgaGGTTCTAGGTTGTTACAAGGACATCCTCCAAATAGAAAAGGGTACCAACCAACCGACAAAGACCTCACTGATTGACTCTAGACAAACAACCAACAAGGTATAGCGAACGAGAGATCAGATCTAGTCTTGATCATCTAAAATAGTTTGTTAGATTCACTTCTACATGAGTGCTTCTTCTAAGTTAACTCATAGATCTAGTCTTGATCATCTAAAATAGTTTGTTAGATTCACTTCAACGTGAGTGCTTCTTCTAAGTTAACTCATACTTTGGTATCACAACTTATTGTAAGCTAAAGTTTAAGCAACAAGTATTGTTCTTTGTATAAGGTATTCGGCAGAACCAGTACCAAATACCATACCAGTTGTCTGGTGGGATAAGTCGGTATGGGCCTACGttgtgccgtgccgggcccacACTGTGCCGTGCTAAGCTCGTACCGACACATCTTCTACggcagggggagagggagaacgagagagaaagagagagagagagagagagagagagcagaggagggagggagaggaagaggaggaaagagagggtcGGGATCAACCGACAGAAGCTAAAGAGCCTCCACGCGGAAGAGGCGGAGGCCGGGGAGACTCGGAGGCAGGACTTCGCCTCCGGacccttttatttttgatttttttaagttGAAGACGGCAAACCCATTTCTGCCTCTGTGTCTTTCCGGCCTCCATCTCTTACATAAAGGCTCTCCGGCCTTCACAGAGTTCGGTGATCTGTTGGACCATTGGGGATGGGCGATCTATCGATATCTTGGAGGAGAGTTGGGTAACTAAGCAGCCGATCAGCCGATTGCCGACCATGCTGGACTCGGCGAGGTTGGCAGGGTGCAGGGTCAGTGATCTGTTAGACCCAGTTGGGGGTTGGTGGAGGGATGGGTTCATTCGGAAGGTGTTTAAAGAGCGGTTAGCAGAGATGGTCTTGGCCCTTCCGACTCCTGCCTGGGAGGAGCTTGACAGGCTAGTGTGGCTGCCGTTGGGGTGGTCAGCTTGGCAAATAGATGGAggttggatttggaggatgtgGATTCACACACGGGTAGTgctcttcatctggaaggtagCATAGGGGAGCCTACTGACTAGGAGTCTGCTTGCTAGGCATGGCATGGGGGTTCCTCAGTGGTGTGAGGTGAACTCTGGGTCGGGAATCTTTGTCCAACTCTTTTGCATTTCTGCTGCCTGCATTCTTCTTCCCAGGGCCAGGTAGATATGGGATAGGTCACCGGTGCCCCTACCCCACTCAGTGGAGGTGGTGCAAGATCTGATTTACTTGTTGAGAGTCTCCATGCGGAGTCTCAGCTCTGTTGATATGAGGATCCTTAAAGCATATTTAGCTTATTATATATGGTTGGACAGAAATGCTGGCCTTTTTGAGGGCAGGAAGGATTCTGTGAGGATGGTGGATAGAGCCACGCTACATGCAGGGGAGGTCATCGCTGCTCATGCTACGTTCTCTTCTAGATTGACCCGGGACATATGGGGCACTCCTTCCGTTGTCACATCGTCAAAGTTTGTCTTTATTTCTTAGGTGCCTCCAACCTTTGGTTATCTTaaagtgaacttcgatggtagcGTGTCGAGGGATGGTACGTCTGAAGGTATGGATTTCGTGATCAGAGATTTTCTGGGCAGCTTGATAGCTACTGGTGGGCGCCGCACACCAGGTTTTACTACTATTGGGGCAGAGTTTCGAGCAGCTTGGGAGGGTATATCTTATGCAAGATGGGTTCTTCATGTCAAGTGGGTGTATCTAGAGGGAGACTCTTCCtcggtgatcgattggatacgGAGTGTGGATAGGTACGGTGATAGTCATCCACTCATTCGGGAGATTTGGAGGCTGCTTCAGCAGGCGGCCGAATTTCAGATTGCATATGTGTTTCGGAAGGCAAACAAGGCCGCTGATTGGGTCGCTACCTTCGTTGCCCGACACTCCGAAGAGTTTCTTTGGACATTTGTAGCAGATGTTCCATTTCTTTTGAATATTTTGCTTTCTTCTAATTTTGGCTGACTGTACTCATGATAGAGTAATTTAAATTgccgtttaaaaaaaaaaaaagcgctcTCCATCCtcggcctctctcttccttttctaTTCTCCTTCTTCTAGAACCGTTTCGGTTCGCTGCCTACATGGGCCAGGATGCCCCGAACCGAGCAGTCCGGGATGGTTATGCTGGCCTTTAGCTCTACAGACCAGCATAATCTCTGTGAGTTTGAGAGCATTCCCCAACCTCCTCTCAACCAATCTTAAACATTGGTTAGAACGCATGTTCCCATGGTCAAACGTAGTAATCCTCCAGAGAAAACGGGGACCGGATGTAATTAGCGtgcagcggaagaggaaggCGAAAGAAAGGAACGCCGGACGGAATATTATGTTGCCACCCCCAAAACCCCAGCTCTTCCCTCGCAAGCCCCGCAACAAAGGTCGCAACCATCCCGGAGAAAGAGCGAGTCAGCGATCGATTTATCGAGAGAGGAATAACAAGCACTCACTCTGGACTTCTTTTGCGTGCAGGAGGGAAGTCGAAGAAGAAGGCCAAGATCACCCTCCCCCCTTCCTCCGATCCCATCCCTTCTCCCACTCCTCCGCCCCCGCCTCCTCCGACGCCGCCGCCTCCCCCTCCGCCTCCCTTCCTGTTTCGCACCTATCCTTCGCCTTCCTCGACTTCTTCCACCCCTCTTCCTCCCCCCTCGATGCCCAGGAAGCGCTTCCTTCGTCGTATCATGCCGCTCCTCCTCGTGGGCTCGGGAGGTCAGTCATCTGCTTCGCTCTTCTCGCAGTTCTTTATATTGACTGTGTTTGTTCTGCAATCCCAGATATCTAAAGAATCTTGATAGCAGAGCACGCACGCGttgctctttcttcctcttatcAGCTCTCTAAAGAACTCAAAAATATGGTTAATTGATGATCTctttgaacaaaaaaaaatcatttttttggaGGATTTGGTGGCTTCTTGGGTTTAGCGCTGTGgaaagaaaagcatgagtctaTTAAAAGATAGGTCAATCAAGGGGAAAATTGAACACTGGAAGGCCCTGAAAGATGATATGACCGATGAAATTCCAGTGCAAGTCCCAATCTTCTAGTTCTCTCACCAGTAGCTCTCATAGACATACGTGCAAACACCACATAGTCGTTCCTTCGGTTCACTTCGCATTTGTTTGTTGAGGTCTGTTTTGCTTAATTGTGCTGTTCGAGACCGCTTAGCCATGAAAGGGTGAAGTTATcaggaaggaaaaagaaaaggactcCTGAATAAGTCGCATAGCAATTATCTATGAGCTTTTGGGTTTTCTTAAACTATGATGTCTTTGACTGTCTATGATTTCTTCAGGAGGCTGACATATTGCAAACTGAAAACATGACAACTGTAACAACCACTTTGCAGGAAAGCATGTCTCTTAATGATCAGGACCATCACCATAATACTCTTGTTGATGGAATTTGCAAGAATTTatatcgtttttttttttaccttgagATTAAAAGATTATACTAAAAATACCTGCTTGTATCAGTATGTGCAAAATAGAGGTGACTTGAATGACAATGTTAGGCGGTGTCGGTTTTCCAAATAAGTGGATTTCTTGGATGGGATGCATCATTACAGTTGTCAATCTTGTGTCTATTCGGGCTTTTCTTCAGTCAAGACTTGGGGATGATTATCCAGTTTATATTAGTAGTTGGGCATTGAGCACGTTTTAGAGTTATGCATGAACTGCCATATGTGGATAATTGCTGCAGACAACTCCTTTGAAAGTGCCATTTACTAGTAGATGGTATTTATAATGCATGGAGTCAAAGTGAAACAATATTTGATGGATGGATGTGATCCAATCGACTGATGATGCTTTTGGGATTGAGTATTTGGACtctgtagagagagagagagagagagagagagagagagagtagttgGCTTTATGTAAGACTCTAAAACTATATgtaatgaaaattttgggaCAAATGTCGGGGGTGACTTTTAGAAGCCCTTTAGTTCGTATTATAGAAGGATTTTATGTGTTGATAATACTCTTTCCTGAATGCATTTCTAGTTGAAGTCGTAtttctatatcatttttttCCCTAGATACAAGGAAAccatatgaaaaattagtataATCTACCTCCACCTTCAGTAGGCTATATGCCTTGGTACCTAATTTAGTTTCACTCATTTTTTAGTCCCAAATTTAATAACCATTCTCTTTTGACAGATTTTATGTTCAGGGATCTGTTGAATTATGTCCTCATACTAGATGATGCATGCAAATCTCATAATATATTCTTGTTTTTATGGTTAGGAGTTGTTTTCGGTTCGTCTGGGTGTGCAGAAATCTATTGGTAGTTTTTGCATTAAGGCTTTGTACCGAGATGAGATTTTTGTGCTGTTCATGCATGCCTTTATCTGAGAATACTAGCTTATGGTATCTGCTAGAGATGCACATTCAAACAAGAACTTTTAAGTACATTTACATAGTAGACAACTATGCATGGAAGCTAATATTCTAGCAAGTCAATGCTGCAGCATTTCTGACAATTCAGAGGTCATTCAATTATAAGTTGTCCTTGTGCCATTGCAACATGCAATGATCTGCTTTTGTTGGGAGACAACAGATTTTAAGAAAATAGTTATGTCCATGCATGATAATAgttattctgtttttcttctaaCTAATGATCCTTTAATTGCAGCTTATGCACTAATGAGGAACTCAGAGAAAGAATTAGCTGTGAAGGATGAAAAGCTGGGCTAGAGGTTTCTTCTGTTCCAGTTGAGAGTTCAGAGGTTACAGTTCCTGAGTAAACTTCCATCAGACCTATTTCTTCACCTGTAAAGATTCTTCTTTCATCATACGGGGACCAGTATTGGCTCTTCATATGGTTTTAATAAGAGAAGAGGATGATCAAGGCTGGTAGCCTGTTAAAGAAGACATAATGTAGTTGGGCACATTTGTCCAAAGATTTTGAGTAAGAAACTAAACTTATAGAGTTTTTCTGTAATTCTATTCTTGGGTTCGGTATGAATGTGGTTTACATTAACATAACTTGTAGGTGCCTGGCAGATAAATGCAGCGCCAGCAAATGCCTCTTTGGATTGAATTCTGAAGATCTGCCATTTTGGATACATTTGcagaattctgtttttctttgcCATGAGGAATAGGTTTAGTTCTGCCTCTTTCTTGAATAATGGCAGAAATGCATATTATAACTGCACTGATGGAATGGCATGCAATATCCAACTAACAAGGTTAGTTGTCCATTGCTTGAAAATTTTGAAGGAGACAAACTGAAAGAATGTGATTCCAAGTGAAACCAAAGTTTAGACAATAACCTATTTGGTTAAGAGTTGATAGTTTGCCTTTTCAAACCAATATTGCTAGTATGGAAACAGTTTGATGCATTGGTTAGTCCGATGTAACTTTGAGCCTGATATAACCTAAGCTAAATACCCTGGACCaggttctttctttctctcaacTAGCATTAACTAGTTAAGTTAGCGGTGCGTCCTTGTACAAAGCAACTTCAGTGATGTGCCTGCAATAAAATCTAGAAGGCCAGTTGGTaggtaaaaatttattttattggtcATGGAATTTACACTTATGCAAGTAAATACTTTCTCCAGACTTGAGAAAAGTCTAGATAGAAGGAAGAAATTTAGGAATGAATATGAGCAACTATGGTTATCTCTTGTAGAAGAAACCAAAGAGACATATTGAGGCTAAATGCATAATTAGCAGTTGAAGTGATGAAAGGATGAGGTTTGGTCCTTGTTCTTCACTGGAACTTTTGTGACCTCAGTCAATTGAATGGAGGTGCCATGCTTTCACTAGCCATCTTTTGAGGTTTCTGTAAATTGGAGATTATTGGCTTTATCTATGGAATTCCTTTTAGACTCGCACCATGGGATGTATCACAGCCTCTAGAACTACCACCAAACACCCTTCGCTTCAGGACTATGTATACTGGTTTGGTTTTTTGTGTTGTTGTAGTTAATCTTACATGCACATGAACTAAGAATATAGAATATCTGCTGAAACCAATGGACATGAAATTGTTTCATTTTCTAACATCTTTTCAGAGGGAATCCAACTTATAGCTGTGGAATCTGTTCATTTTGTTGGATGTCTAATTCAGTATGCGGCATAAATTTTTACTCACCGGATCAGATCATCAAATATTTAGAACCCTTCAGCAAAAGTTACAGAGATTTCTGGTTAATTTGACATGGTTGAATCTTGAAAGAGTTATATACCTCTCATTTCTGTTATTAGTTCATCTATGAAGAGACAGAGCAATGGGGACATAATATCAGTTTCATGAGTCTAACAAGAATTAACATTGACTCGAAACACGTGTTTTTTTAATACTATTTTGGATAGATATTGTATGGTTTAGAAAGGCCATCTTTTAATCTAGATGTGTTAATCGAATATTAATGTGTATTGAACAAAATTAGGACAAGAAATATTAGTCTTTAGAAGAAGCTGTTGGCAATAATATAAATGAGCGGAAGACATACACCTTATCTTTCTTAAGGAATGGGTTTCTTGTATGGGTTTAGAATCTGAGCAACTTGGAACCCCAGAAATTCCTCAAACTAAGGACCTTAGGCTTAGTCATGGCTGTTAGGTAGGCTATCAGTACTTTGGAAATTGTCATGATTTGTTTTTCCAAGTTACTTTGGCTGCCACTGCCACTGCTGTAAACTCGGGTGGAGGTATTCCTGAAAGGAACTCAGCAACCAGGAAAATTATACTGTACAGGAGAAAATTCTGTTGGTCGCTAGGAGAGGAGGGAGTTATGGTTAATGATGCAGGAGATTGAACTTGAAATTTAAAACGTTTTGTTCGCaattagtatatatatatatatatatatatctgtaaCCATAAGTGATCCGTTTCTCTCTTCAGAAAACAATGTTCTCTTTGCCAATTAGTTAGGAATCTGACAGAACCTTTTGTTTTCAGGGGAAAAAATTGGCAACTATGACGATGGATGGATGCACCACAATTTCTTTTAAGCAAAACGATAGGAATCTGAAGGACCCCCGGGTACATCGTAGTCCCGTTTTTAAGTTTATCTTGCTCGTTATTTTAGGCTTCATTGTCTCCTTGGTCTTACCCGTGGTTACAAGATGCGAATAGAATTGCAGCTATTGTTTGTGACCACCACAGCCGGTTTCCTGCCGCTACCAATTTGTCTTGAATAGAATCGTATTTGTTGTTTTGCGAAGTACTTCACTGGGGTCACAAGGGgcacaaaaagagagaggagagggggtggGGAAGTGAGGTATATAACGTGAcattaatttttttgattttaatgTAACTTTCTTGATTTCTTATCTAATCTTAAGTTTCTTGATATTTCTTCCCAAAGATATTTCCCTCTTCACTTGGCTAATCTCTTTTCTGTTTTATCTATGTTGGTCCAAAAATTATAGATCTCTTTTGACTATCATTTTGGAATTGATAACAATATTAAACATAACAAACAGGTAAATTATATATGAAGTAAAAATTGGTGTACCTAAGGATTTAAACCTAATTAGATCGACTCAAAACTtaaacttttaatgaagagaTCAATAATATATACCAACTCTTGATATATTTTATCTATGTTCCCTTTTGGAtggacttttcttttcttctcaattTCAAAATCgagaataaaatatttaaattaaaaatctacATCGATCATGACTTatactattaaaaatatttaaaaattaaatattatatattttattaatttttacaTGTAGATAAAAAATTAGATGATGTtgattgaaaattaaaaaaatttaatttttcaatcGTAGCATATTTAGGTTTTCACCAACTTGATGTTTCTAagtatctttagaaataaaagtCACCATCAACCGAATGAATTTTCGATGGGATGTCCTATTGTTCACGTTGGAGTTGAAAGAAGTGAAATTCTTCTTTAccgtaaaatttttatatttccaaaataaaTAGACTGGAGAGGGTACATCTACTCTTTTTTGGATTGGAAGGGAGGCTGAGAGCCACCCAGAACTTGAGAGTACGTCCACTCGATAATTATTTTGTCAATGATACCCCAAGATGTTGACTGATATATTCTCTGGTTTCTGTGCAATATGTATAAAGTTCCGGGATTCAAAGACTGATCCTAGGAAGGTCCATCTATCCAGCCCAGTGGGTGCTCCGGGGACTAATGAGCCCGGCCTCTGCCCTAGCTAAGGCCTGGAAATAGACTCGGGGGTGtctttgtcacgccccgaatttGGTTCATGACACGGCCATGTTATTGCCAAGTAAAGCATACAATAACACGCAGCCACTTTAAAAC
It includes:
- the LOC103718662 gene encoding cytochrome P450 90B2-like, yielding MSPAILPVIILIITVLIVAQSFRSLRKRRSSGLPPGDMGWPIIGQSISFLKPHASYKLGSFMEHNISRFGKIFTTSLFGNLAVVSADAELNHLILQNDTKLFGHGWPQHVVKMIGETATPVAQGDAHRFQRSIFLNFFCSRRLESWILPDAEQIATILISSWENNSVIRAKDESMKFTFNIMAKKTLSMAPGVPETEKLRTEFETFLAGLFSLPLRLPGSAYWKALRVGTEYEYSDSQFLLLPIIYSKDVSLSHETQAGSNLIIHTKTRKASKTIISNTIKKKMEERVQKKGVSNAELEDDLLGWLLDSSSYSWEQIIDLLRNLIASAYLTTSRVIPIVIYFLGRCPRALEQLREEHLRSIRSKSKGGDGKLTWEDYKHLKFTQCVVINETLRLGSGSILPKKACIDIQYKGYVIPRGCTVMANISAVHLDPSLYEDPESFNPWRWLDASGKAKLKHFMPFGGGMRQCPGAELAKLEIIVFIRHLILNYNWELISPDCPITAPHVDFLKGLPVKVQALLLE
- the LOC103718649 gene encoding sulfated surface glycoprotein 185-like isoform X2; amino-acid sequence: MFPWSNVVILQRKRGPDVISVQRKRKAKERNAGRNIMLPPPKPQLFPRKPRNKGGKSKKKAKITLPPSSDPIPSPTPPPPPPPTPPPPPPPPFLFRTYPSPSSTSSTPLPPPSMPRKRFLRRIMPLLLVGSGAYALMRNSEKELAVKDEKLG
- the LOC103718649 gene encoding uncharacterized protein LOC103718649 isoform X1 — protein: MFPWSNVVILQRKRGPDVISVQRKRKAKERNAGRNIMLPPPKPQLFPRKPRNKGRNHPGERASQRSIYRERNNKHSLWTSFACRREVEEEGQDHPPPFLRSHPFSHSSAPASSDAAASPSASLPVSHLSFAFLDFFHPSSSPLDAQEALPSSYHAAPPRGLGSLCTNEELRERISCEG